One Phoenix dactylifera cultivar Barhee BC4 chromosome 8, palm_55x_up_171113_PBpolish2nd_filt_p, whole genome shotgun sequence genomic window carries:
- the LOC103695941 gene encoding adagio-like protein 3, whose amino-acid sequence MKRFKCSAEDEMELGEGGVEDGELGAGFFYNPMIPSSFVVSDALEPDFPIIYVNAVFETSTGYCAHEVLGRNCRFLQFRDPRAQRRHPLVDPMVVCEIRRCLEEGIEFQGELLNFRKDGTPLVNRLRLMPIYGDDGIMTHIIGIQLFSEANIDLSSSSYPVYKQNTYLKSSNPDTDSLMSEYNSNDHQSDYCGILQLSDEVLAHNILSRLSPRDVASIGSVCTRMRQLTKNEHLRKMVCQNAWGKEMTIKLELSTKKVGWGRLARELTTLEAAAWKKFTVGGRIEPSRCNFSACAVGNRLVLFGGEGIDMQPMDDTFVLNLESANPEWRRVKVSSSPPGRWGHTLSCLNGSWLVVFGGCGRQGLLNDVFVLDLDAQQPAWKEVAGEAAPLPRSWHSSCTVDGSKLVVSGGCTDAGVLLSDTFLLDLTKEKPTWREIPSSWAPPPRLGHTLSAYGRTKILMFGGLAKSGSLRLRSCDAYTIDLEEDEPQWRQLEASGISGVGPPPRLDHVAASLPCGRIIVFGGSIAGLHSPSQLFILDPSEEKPTWRILNVPGQPPKFAWGHSTCVVGGTRVLVLGGRTGEEWILNELHELCLASRPEADP is encoded by the exons ATGAAGCGCTTTAAGTGCTCCGCGGAGGACGAAATGGAACTCGGCGAAGGAGGAGTAGAAGACGGCGAGCTTGGCGCCGGTTTCTTCTATAACCCGATGATCCCGTCGTCGTTCGTCGTCTCCGACGCTCTCGAGCCAGACTTTCCCATCATCTACGTCAACGCCGTCTTCGAGACCTCCACCGGATATTGCGCCCATGAGGTCCTCGGCCGGAACTG CCGATTCTTGCAATTTCGAGATCCACGAGCACAAAGGCGGCATCCCTTGGTGGACCCTATGGTTGTCTGTGAAATCCGTAGATGCCTCGAAGAAGGGATTGAGTTCCAGGGCGAGCTTCTCAACTTCCGGAAAGATGGCACTCCCTTGGTAAACAGACTAAGGCTCATGCCCATATATGGGGATGATGGCATCATGACCCACATCATAGGTATTCAGCTCTTCTCTGAAGCAAACATAGACCTCAGCAGCTCTTCATACCCAGTTTATAAACAGAACACCTACCTCAAATCCAGCAATCCAGACACAGATTCTTTGATGTCCGAATATAACTCCAACGACCACCAGTCCGACTACTGCGGTATTCTCCAGCTCTCGGATGAAGTTTTAGCACATAACATCTTATCACGCTTGTCGCCCCGAGATGTGGCATCGATTGGATCAGTTTGCACCAGAATGCGCCAACTAACCAAGAACGAGCATTTGAGGAAGATGGTCTGCCAAAATGCATGGGGGAAAGAAATGACCATTAAATTGGAGTTGAGCACCAAGAAAGTAGGCTGGGGCCGACTGGCAAGGGAGTTGACCACACTTGAAGCTGCCGCATGGAAGAAGTTTACCGTTGGAGGCAGAATAGAGCCTTCTCGTTGTAACTTCAGTGCCTGCGCAGTCGGGAACCGGCTTGTTCTTTTCGGAGGGGAAGGGATCGACATGCAACCGATGGATGATACCTTTGTTCTCAACCTTGAGTCGGCGAATCCAGAATGGCGGCGTGTGAAAGTGAGCTCCTCCCCTCCCGGGCGATGGGGCCACACTCTCTCATGCCTAAATGGCTCATGGCTGGTGGTCTTCGGAGGATGCGGGAGGCAGGGACTGCTCAATGATGTGTTTGTCTTGGATTTGGATGCCCAGCAGCCAGCTTGGAAAGAAGTTGCAGGCGAAGCTGCTCCCCTGCCGAGGTCTTGGCACAGCTCCTGCACCGTCGATGGCTCGAAGCTTGTTGTATCGGGCGGTTGCACAGATGCCGGCGTGCTTCTCAGCGACACCTTTCTGCTGGACCTCACGAAGGAGAAGCCAACGTGGAGGGAGATACCTTCATCATGGGCTCCTCCTCCTAGGCTGGGTCACACACTCTCAGCATATGGGAGGACTAAAATATTGATGTTTGGGGGGTTGGCTAAGAGTGGTTCTTTAAGGCTGAGGTCCTGCGACGCATACACCATTGATTTGGAAGAGGATGAGCCCCAGTGGAGGCAGCTTGAGGCGAGTGGGATCTCAGGAGTCGGTCCACCCCCTAGACTGGACCATGTTGCAGCAAGCTTGCCATGCGGGAGGATCATCGTCTTTGGCGGATCCATCGCAGGGCTGCACTCGCCATCGCAGCTCTTCATTCTGGATCCATCTGAAGAGAAGCCAACTTGGAGGATCCTCAACGTCCCTGGACAGCCCCCGAAGTTTGCATGGGGTCATAGCACTTGCGTGGTTGGAGGGACTCGAGTTCTTGTACTGGGCGGTCGCACAGGGGAGGAGTGGATCCTGAATGAGCTGCACGAGTTATGTTTGGCGAGCAGACCTGAGGCAGATCCATGA
- the LOC103695947 gene encoding dynamin-related protein 1C codes for MATMVSLIGLVNRIQRACTVLGDHGGEGGSLWEALPSVAVVGGQSSGKSSVLESIVGRDFLPRGSGIVTRRPLVLQLHKTGDGQAEYGEFLHAPRKKLTDFAAIRKEIQDETDRITGKSKQISNIPIHLSVYSPHVVNLTLIDLPGLTKVAVEGQPDSIVEDIENMVRSYVEKPNCIILAISPANQDIATSDAIKIAREVDPSGERTFGVLTKLDLMDQGTNAQDVLEGRAYRLQHPWVGIVNRSQADINKNVDMIAARRKEQEYFATSPDYGHLAHKMGSEYLAKLLSKHLESVIRARIPSIIALINKTIAELEAELDRLGRPIGSDSGAQLYTILEMCRAFDRVFKEHLDGGRPGGDRIYGVFDNQLPAALKKLPFDRHLSLQNVRKVISEADGYQPHLIAPEQGYRRLIDSSLSYFKGPADASVDAVHFILKELVRKSIAETEELKRFPTLQSDIAAAANEALERFRDDSRKTVLRLVEMESSYLTVEFFRKLPQEPDKGSNSSAPTIDRYGENHLRRIGSNVSAYVGMVCDALKNSIPKAIVHGQVREARRSLLNFFYAQVGSREKKQLSAMLDEDPGLMEKREAIAKRLELYKSARDEIDSVAWK; via the exons ATGGCGACCATGGTGAGCCTCATCGGCCTCGTCAATCGGATACAGAGGGCCTGCACCGTCTTGGGGGACCACGGTGGCGAGGGAGGATCCCTCTGGGAAGCCCTCCCCTCCGTCGCCGTCGTCGGAGGCCAG AGCTCGGGGAAATCGTCGGTATTGGAGAGCATCGTCGGGAGGGACTTCTTGCCTCGAGGATCTG GTATTGTGACGAGGAGGCCGTTGGTGTTGCAGCTTCACAAGACGGGGGATGGACAGGCAGAGTACGGCGAGTTCCTACATGCTCCGAGAAAGAAGCTTACAGATTTCG CTGCTATTAGGAAGGAGATTCAGGATGAAACTGATCGTATTACTGGAAAATCAAAACAAATATCTAATATTCCAATCCACTTGAGCGTTTACTCTCCACATG TTGTTAATTTAACACTTATAGATCTTCCTGGGCTGACGAAGGTGGCTGTAG AGGGACAGCCTGACTCGATTGTTGAAGACATTGAAAATATGGTGCGATCATATGTTGAAAAG CCCAATTGCATCATACTGGCCATTTCTCCTGCCAATCAAGATATTGCTACTTCAGATGCTATAAAGATTGCAAGAGAAGTTGATCCTTCAG GTGAGAGAACTTTTGGAGTCTTAACAAAGCTTGATCTGATGGACCAGGGTACCAATGCTCAGGAT GTACTTGAAGGAAGAGCATACCGGTTACAGCATCCCTGGGTTGGAATTGTCAATCGCTCGCAAGCTGATATAAACAAGAATGTCGACATGATCGCTGCACGACGTAAAGAACAGGAGTATTTCGCGACGAGCCCTGATTATGGACATTTGGCACATAAAATGGGCTCAGAGTATCTTGCAAAGCTTCTGTCAAAG CATTTGGAGTCTGTAATCAGAGCACGGATACCAAGCATCATAGCTTTAATTAATAAGACAATTGCTGAGCTTGAGGCCGAGTTGGATCGGCTTGGCAGACCTATTGGATCTGATTCTGGG GCACAACTTTACACAATATTAGAAATGTGCCGCGCATTTGACCGTGTCTTTAAAGAGCATTTGGATGGAGG GCGACCTGGTGGGGACCGGATATATGGGGTTTTTGACAATCAACTACCAGCAGCTTTGAAAAAGCTCCCATTCGATAGGCATCTTTCTCTGCAAAATGTTCGCAAAGTTATTTCAGAGGCAGATGGTTATCAGCCGCACTTGATTGCTCCCGAACAAGGATACAGAAGGCTTATAGATAGCTCTCTAAGCTATTTTAAGGGCCCAGCTGATGCTTCCGTTGATGCT GTGCACTTTATCTTGAAAGAACTCGTTAGAAAGTCTATTGCTGAAACAGAG GAACTAAAGCGTTTCCCAACCCTCCAATCCGACATAGCAGCTGCAGCAAATGAAGCCTTGGAAAGATTCCGTGACGATAGCCGGAAAACAGTTCTGCGGCTTGTGGAAATGGAGTCCAGCTACCTCACAGTGGAGTTCTTCAGAAAACTTCCTCAGGAACCTGATAAAGGTTCAAATTCCTCAGCCCCGACCATAGACAGATATGGTGAAAATCACCTTAGGAGGATTG GATCAAATGTGTCAGCTTATGTGGGCATGGTATGTGATGCACTGAAAAATTCTATTCCGAAGGCCATTGTCCATGGTCAAGTCCGAGAAGCAAGGCGATCATTGCTTAACTTTTTTTATGCCCAAGTAGGGAGTAGAGAG AAGAAGCAGCTCAGCGCAATGTTGGATGAGGACCCAGGTCTTATGGAGAAGAGGGAGGCCATAGCTAAGCGACTTGAGCTGTACAAGTCTGCGAGAGATGAGATTGATTCAGTTGCATGGAAATGA